A window of Paraburkholderia megapolitana genomic DNA:
CAACCGCATCGTGCTGAGTTTCGGCGCGTTGTTCGTGCTGTTGCTCGTGATGGCGGCAATTTCCTACAACCGCCTGCGGGCGATCGACGAAGAGGCGCACAGCATCGGCCGCGACTCGGTACCCGGGCTCTATCTGTCGACGTCGCTGCGCGCGGCGGCGAACGTGAGCTACACGATGCTCGAACGGGCGGCGTTCGTCGACGCTACTGCGGACGATGCGAAACGCGACATCGACGGCGTACCCGATGCCCTGCGAAACTTCGACCAGTTGAGCGCCGACTATCAGGCGACCATCTACGACGAACAGGACCGCGAGCAGTTCCGCGCGTTTCGCAGCGCCTACGACCAGTACGTGCCGCTGCTCAACGACGCGGTGCGTATTGCTCAGACATCGAAACCGGCAGCCCAGGCCGCGTTCGTGAAACTCACACCGGTATGGAACGAAGTGATCCGCACGGCGAATGTGCTGGTCAAGCAAAACAGCACACGCGCCGACGAATCGGCGCAACTGATCCGCAGCTCGGTGACCGGCACGCAGATCACGCTCGCCACGGCGCTCGGCATCATCCTGCTGATTTCGCTCGCCACCGGCTACGCGTTACTCAAGGCGGTCACGGTGCCGATGGCGCAACTCGTGAAAGTACATGACCGCATGCGCACCGGCGACCTGACGCAACGGCTCGATTTGCGGCGCGACGACGAGTTCGGTCGCCTGGAGGACGGCTTTAACCGTATGTCCGAAGAACTGGCGAGCCTTGTTTCGCAGGCGCAGAAGTCGTCGTTGCAGGTGACGACCTCGGTGGCGGAGATTGCGGCGACGTCGAAGGAACAGCAGGCGACCGCAAGCGAAACCGCCGCGACCACCACTGAAATCGGCGCGACCTCGCGCGAGATTTTCGCGACCTCGCGCGATCTGCTGCGCACGATGAACGAAGTGTCGAATGTCGCGGAGCAGTCGGCGTCGCTCGCGGGCGAAGGTCATACCGGTCTGTCCAGGATGGAAGAAACGATGCGCAGCGTGATGGAAGCGGCCGGCTCCGTCAACGCGAAGCTGGCGATCCTCAACGAGAAGGCGATCAACATCAACCAGGTCGTCGCGACGATCACCAAGGTCGCGGACCAGACCAACCTGCTGTCGCTGAACGCGGCAATCGAAGCCGAGAAAGCCGGCGAATACGGTCGCGGCTTCGCGGTCGTGGCGACCGAAATTCGCCGGCTCGCCGATCAGACCGCGGTGGCGACATACGACATCGAGCAGACCGTCAAGGACATCCAGTCGGCGGTATCGGCCGGGGTAATGGGCATGGACAAGTTCTCCGAAGAGGTGCGGCGCGGCATGCGCGATGTGCATCAGGTGGGCGGCCAGTTGTCGCAGATCATCACCGAGGTGCAGACACTCGCGCCGCGCTTCCAGATGGTCAACGAAGGCATGCAGACTCAGGCAAGCGGCGCCGAGCAGATTACCCAGGCGCTGTCGCAACTGTCGGAGGCCGCGCAGCAGACGGCCGAGTCGTTGCGCCAGTCTTCGCAGGCCATCGACGATCTGACGCTGGTCGCGAATCAGCTGCGTACCGGCGTGTCGCGTTTCAAGATCGAGGCCTGACTCGAGGCCTGACTCAAGGGCTGACACCCGCACCGGACCGCGCAGGCAATCGCGATGCTCTTTCTCCAGTTCGAACTCGACGGCGAGCGCTACGCACTCGATGCGGCAGCGATCGTTCAGGTGCTCGCCTATACGCAGGCGCGGGCGCTTCCCGGCACGCCTGCATGGATTGCAGGTGTGATCGAGCACGGCGGCGCGCCGGTGCCGGTAATCGACGTGTCGCGGCTGGCGCTTGGCCGTGCGGCGCGTGCGCTGCGCTCCACGCGTCTCGTGCTGGTGCGCTATCGCAGCGGCGTATCGCCGCATCCCGACGAGACCGAACATCTGCTCGGCCTGATCCTCGAGCGTGC
This region includes:
- a CDS encoding methyl-accepting chemotaxis protein gives rise to the protein MASTTSIGSNKNLPVMLGGGRLSLGNRIVLSFGALFVLLLVMAAISYNRLRAIDEEAHSIGRDSVPGLYLSTSLRAAANVSYTMLERAAFVDATADDAKRDIDGVPDALRNFDQLSADYQATIYDEQDREQFRAFRSAYDQYVPLLNDAVRIAQTSKPAAQAAFVKLTPVWNEVIRTANVLVKQNSTRADESAQLIRSSVTGTQITLATALGIILLISLATGYALLKAVTVPMAQLVKVHDRMRTGDLTQRLDLRRDDEFGRLEDGFNRMSEELASLVSQAQKSSLQVTTSVAEIAATSKEQQATASETAATTTEIGATSREIFATSRDLLRTMNEVSNVAEQSASLAGEGHTGLSRMEETMRSVMEAAGSVNAKLAILNEKAININQVVATITKVADQTNLLSLNAAIEAEKAGEYGRGFAVVATEIRRLADQTAVATYDIEQTVKDIQSAVSAGVMGMDKFSEEVRRGMRDVHQVGGQLSQIITEVQTLAPRFQMVNEGMQTQASGAEQITQALSQLSEAAQQTAESLRQSSQAIDDLTLVANQLRTGVSRFKIEA
- a CDS encoding chemotaxis protein CheW, producing the protein MLFLQFELDGERYALDAAAIVQVLAYTQARALPGTPAWIAGVIEHGGAPVPVIDVSRLALGRAARALRSTRLVLVRYRSGVSPHPDETEHLLGLILERATRTQRIERERFADSGVATPHARWLGPVASDAEGLVQWVDVEQMLDDETRALLFPAASAVAVAART